A single region of the Salvia splendens isolate huo1 chromosome 18, SspV2, whole genome shotgun sequence genome encodes:
- the LOC121776641 gene encoding transcription factor MYB114-like: MENNNKNNNNNNNNSSKGMRKGAWTKEEDLLLRDCIRKYGEGKWHLVPLRAGLKRCRKSCRLRWLNYLRPDLNRGFFTNDEVDLIVRLHKLLGNRWSLIAGRLPGRTANDVKNFWNSHISKRPPKEKTITESNIVRPRARTFSTSHPPSWSTKLAVSSSSTPAEKLPTNNDPTRPSSSALQDDLDECMRWWGDLLEMSENGVTNPFMLSDDDVARVPAQGIAAPMKKA, translated from the exons atggaaaataataataaaaataataataataataataataatagtagtaaaggAATGAGAAAAGGAGCATGGACTAAAGAGGAAGATCTTCTTCTCCGAGACTGCATTCGTAAATACGGAGAAGGCAAATGGCATCTCGTCCCTCTCCGTGCTG GGTTGAAGAGATGTAGGAAGAGTTGCAGGCTCAGATGGCTCAACTATCTCCGACCCGATCTTAACAGAGGCTTTTTTACTAATGATGAAGTTGATCTCATCGTCAGGCTTCATAAACTGTTAGGCAACAG ATGGTCGCTGATCGCCGGCAGACTTCCCGGACGGACTGCAAACGACGTCAAGAACTTCTGGAACAGCCACATTTCGAAGCGACCGCCCAAAGAAAAAACCATCACGGAGAGCAACATCGTACGACCTCGGGCTCGGACCTTCTCCACCTCACACCCTCCGTCTTGGTCCACCAAACTAGCTGTGTCGAGCTCATCCACGCCCGCTGAGAAACTTCCCACGAACAACGATCCAACGAGGCCGTCTTCATCAGCGCTGCAGGATGATCTGGACGAGTGCATGCGGTGGTGGGGAGACTTGCTCGAGATGTCGGAAAATGGGGTGACCAATCCGTTTATGCTCTCCGATGATGACGTGGCACGTGTACCAGCGCAGGGGATTGCGGCACCGATGAAGAAGGCTTGA